From the genome of Marinobacter sp. F4206:
CACCCCGGGATCGTGCAGGAAGTTCTGGCCAAATCGTTTTCGGGCCTGGTGGCCGGGCTTGTTACTCACGGGCGTGCCTCTTGGTTAGCAGCTTTCCGACAGCGGGCCATGTGCGCGCCAACCCCCAGAGCGGTCCGCAGGCTGCCGACATCGGCCCGGCCGGTACCGGCAAGATCCAGGGCGGTGCCATGGTCGACGGAGGTGCGGACAATGGGCAGCCCCAGGGTAATGTTGACCGCTCGGCCAAAGCCCTGGAATTTCAGTACCGGCAGGCCCTGATCATGGTACATGGCCAGCACCGCATCCGCGTTATCCAGCCAGTGGGGGGTAAACAGGGTATCGGCCGGCAGGGGGCCGGTCAGCTGAATGCCCTCGCTCCTGAGCCGTTCCAGGGTCGGTTCAATGGTCTCGATCTCCTCGCGACCGAGGTGCCCCCCCTCGCCGGCGTGGGGATTCAGGCCCGCCACCAGGATACGGGGGTGTTCAATCCCGAAGAATGTCCTCAGGTCGGCATCGAGAATTCGGGTAACCTGGCTCAGGCGTTCCGGCGTTATGGCCGCCGATACATCCTTGAGCGGTAAGTGGGTGGTTACCAGCGCCACCCGCAAGCCCTCGGTGGCCAGCATCATGACCACCCGTTCGACACCGCAGAGTTCCTGCAGGAATTCGGTATGACCGCTGAACGCGATCCCCGCTTCGTTGATCACGCCCTTGTGCACCGGGGCCGTGACCATTCCGTCGAAATCGCCCCGCAGGCACCCCTCGGCAGCCGTCCGTAACGTTTCGAGGACATAGGCGCTGTTGGCCGGATCAAGGACGCCAGCCTCGGTGCTGACACAACCCTGGGTCTCGAGCACTGAAAGCTGCCCAGGCGTTGTGACCGGAG
Proteins encoded in this window:
- the pdxA gene encoding 4-hydroxythreonine-4-phosphate dehydrogenase PdxA is translated as MTAPAILALTAGEPAGIGPELCLQLAGESREAGIVVVASKALLAARAKMLGLDVSLHDWQPGQSPVTTPGQLSVLETQGCVSTEAGVLDPANSAYVLETLRTAAEGCLRGDFDGMVTAPVHKGVINEAGIAFSGHTEFLQELCGVERVVMMLATEGLRVALVTTHLPLKDVSAAITPERLSQVTRILDADLRTFFGIEHPRILVAGLNPHAGEGGHLGREEIETIEPTLERLRSEGIQLTGPLPADTLFTPHWLDNADAVLAMYHDQGLPVLKFQGFGRAVNITLGLPIVRTSVDHGTALDLAGTGRADVGSLRTALGVGAHMARCRKAANQEARP